The proteins below are encoded in one region of Halocatena salina:
- a CDS encoding MFS transporter has protein sequence MTTTHITNPLADIQQSKTVLIIFASTLVSVMGVSLISPALPTIQAAWDISASQASLLISAFTLPGVVLTPFVGLVSDRIGRKQVLVPSLFLFGVSGVLIVFVDEFVTILGLRVMQGIAGSAIMSLTVTLLGDLFSGDRRSRLIGLNAAILAVGAAGFPPLGGVLALLSWTVPFVCFALSIVIAVIGSAILPEIEHGADSSGLSYVINAVRAVPTWRVLGLYVSFFGIFVILYGAQLTIVPFILDDLYGLSSGMIGLLLGLPAVTMGLTSSQSSRLLHHLSPPRLIALGFVTYGVGMTVVSLTHSLVVLAGALFLFGIGQGFSEPITDTALNALTPDSFRGGIMSIRTSVLQFGTTIGPPMFVGMASFVGNTTTLLITGIAAVILGVSGIGMLTLCKDRDGHSLRADEYRHR, from the coding sequence ATGACCACCACACACATCACCAATCCACTCGCAGACATCCAGCAATCCAAGACAGTTCTTATTATTTTTGCAAGTACGCTCGTCAGCGTGATGGGCGTCTCACTCATCAGCCCGGCGCTACCGACGATTCAGGCGGCGTGGGACATTTCAGCCAGTCAAGCAAGTCTCCTCATCTCGGCGTTCACGTTGCCCGGAGTCGTATTAACACCGTTCGTTGGACTCGTCTCCGACCGCATTGGCCGCAAGCAGGTACTCGTTCCGTCATTATTTCTCTTCGGCGTAAGCGGCGTCCTCATCGTGTTCGTTGATGAGTTCGTGACGATTCTCGGTCTCCGCGTCATGCAGGGTATCGCTGGCAGCGCCATCATGAGCCTCACTGTGACGCTGCTCGGCGACCTGTTTTCTGGTGACCGTCGGAGCCGTCTCATCGGATTGAACGCGGCTATCCTCGCGGTCGGCGCAGCAGGCTTCCCTCCTCTAGGGGGAGTCCTAGCCCTGCTCTCGTGGACCGTCCCCTTTGTCTGCTTCGCACTCAGTATTGTCATTGCCGTCATCGGTTCTGCGATACTCCCTGAAATCGAACACGGCGCGGACTCATCCGGTCTCTCATACGTCATCAACGCGGTACGAGCTGTCCCAACATGGAGAGTGCTCGGACTGTACGTGTCTTTTTTCGGTATTTTCGTCATTCTGTATGGAGCACAGCTCACGATCGTGCCGTTCATTCTCGATGATCTTTATGGACTTTCATCGGGGATGATTGGGTTGTTGCTCGGCCTTCCAGCAGTAACGATGGGACTGACGTCCTCCCAATCGTCCCGGCTCCTTCACCACCTCTCGCCGCCGCGGCTCATCGCCCTCGGCTTTGTGACGTACGGGGTCGGTATGACGGTCGTATCACTCACCCACTCACTCGTCGTCCTGGCGGGGGCACTCTTCTTGTTCGGGATCGGACAGGGGTTTTCCGAACCGATAACCGATACAGCACTGAACGCACTCACGCCCGATTCGTTTCGTGGCGGCATCATGAGTATTCGGACGAGCGTGCTCCAGTTCGGGACGACCATCGGTCCGCCGATGTTCGTCGGCATGGCCTCGTTCGTCGGCAACACGACCACGCTCCTCATCACCGGGATCGCCGCGGTCATCCTTGGCGTCTCAGGAATCGGGATGCTCACACTCTGTAAGGATCGTGACGGACACTCGCTACGCGCTGATGAGTATCGCCATCGATAG
- a CDS encoding NAD(P)H-binding protein: MRVLVTGATGFVGSRLVPALLDDGHEVVALVRDRHRYDPPVGVTVTQGDLLDERYFEHALSDVEAAYYLVHSMRDGGSFAERDRNAARNFARAASGSDIDRVVYLSGLGSNEGRLSNHLRSRREVERILDTGAYDLTTLRAAIVIGDGSAGYEIIRRLGERYPVLIAPKGIDTRCQPIAIDDAIEYLTGVLSVPETADDTFEIGGPDVLTYREMLIRIGRATQNRAPMIVTLPVDSSLFSGHSVALLTGVSHRIVTPLLDGLNDPVVVTDTRIQSLVPIDRTPFTTALERTIHPDDTRNQQ, translated from the coding sequence ATGCGCGTGCTAGTCACGGGGGCGACCGGATTCGTCGGCAGCCGTCTGGTGCCCGCGCTGCTCGACGATGGACACGAGGTGGTTGCGCTTGTCCGTGACCGACACCGATACGATCCACCCGTCGGCGTCACAGTCACACAGGGTGATCTGCTCGATGAGAGATACTTCGAGCACGCACTGTCGGACGTCGAGGCGGCGTACTACCTCGTTCATTCGATGCGGGATGGCGGCTCGTTCGCAGAACGCGACCGGAATGCAGCGCGTAACTTCGCCCGGGCGGCGAGTGGGTCTGACATCGACCGTGTCGTTTATCTGAGTGGACTCGGTTCGAACGAAGGCCGGCTGTCGAATCACCTTCGTTCCCGCCGTGAGGTCGAGCGGATCCTCGATACGGGTGCGTACGATCTGACGACGCTTCGGGCCGCGATCGTCATCGGTGACGGCAGCGCCGGGTATGAAATCATCCGACGGCTCGGTGAACGGTATCCCGTTCTGATCGCTCCCAAAGGGATCGACACGCGGTGTCAACCGATCGCTATCGACGATGCCATCGAATACCTCACCGGCGTGCTCTCAGTGCCCGAAACTGCCGACGACACGTTCGAGATCGGTGGGCCGGACGTGCTCACCTATCGGGAGATGTTGATACGGATCGGGCGCGCAACACAGAACCGAGCACCAATGATCGTGACGCTTCCCGTCGATTCGTCCTTGTTCTCCGGACACAGCGTAGCGTTGCTGACCGGCGTATCCCATCGCATCGTCACCCCGCTCCTCGACGGCTTGAACGATCCGGTCGTCGTCACCGATACCCGCATCCAGTCGCTGGTTCCGATCGATCGAACTCCGTTCACGACTGCGCTCGAACGGACGATCCATCCTGACGACACCCGAAACCAGCAGTGA
- a CDS encoding cytochrome P450, with protein MSSSNSEVPLTAPPVPIRDRESQLDPFDWYAEMRQDDPVRYDERRQTWDVFRYEEVDRVLRDHETFSSDLTTADIQPPRVGDDDSGFRTMLRADPPDHGRLREFVNERFQPGTIRQNRARIEELTVKQLDQLEDERRIDVVSDLADPLPVSVIAELLGIPTDRREQFKEWSDALVTPDAEDTEQAHETQRQDAWTEMQTYFSELIDERENGGGDDLITLAATARELDREETIGFCILLLIAGNVTTTNLITNAVWCFEEHDVTERVRSGEIDRTQAIEEVLRYRSPVQMVRRVATEDVKLGGRRITAGERVTPWIGSANRDPTMFDAPEAFRPERQPNPHLAFGRGIHYCLGAPLARIEADVALGELLDRFSTIEPDLTDRTPRPTFHGLTALPCAVGR; from the coding sequence ATGTCGTCTTCCAATTCGGAGGTCCCACTCACAGCGCCACCGGTCCCGATTCGTGATCGGGAGAGTCAGCTCGATCCGTTCGATTGGTACGCCGAGATGCGACAGGACGATCCCGTTCGGTACGACGAACGCCGACAAACGTGGGACGTCTTCCGGTATGAGGAGGTTGATCGTGTGCTCCGCGATCACGAGACGTTCTCATCTGATCTCACCACAGCGGACATCCAGCCGCCTCGGGTAGGAGATGACGATTCGGGCTTTCGAACGATGCTCAGGGCCGATCCGCCGGATCACGGGCGTCTCCGGGAGTTCGTCAACGAACGGTTTCAGCCGGGGACGATCCGCCAAAATCGAGCGCGGATCGAGGAGTTGACCGTCAAGCAGTTAGATCAGCTCGAAGACGAACGCCGGATCGACGTGGTGTCTGATCTCGCCGATCCGCTTCCCGTCTCGGTGATCGCCGAGCTGCTCGGGATCCCCACCGACCGCCGCGAACAGTTCAAAGAGTGGTCAGACGCGCTCGTGACCCCAGACGCCGAGGATACCGAGCAAGCCCACGAAACCCAGCGACAGGATGCGTGGACCGAGATGCAAACGTACTTTTCTGAGCTGATCGACGAGCGCGAAAACGGTGGTGGTGACGATCTCATCACCCTCGCAGCGACGGCCAGAGAGCTCGACCGAGAGGAAACGATCGGGTTCTGTATTCTCTTGCTCATCGCGGGTAACGTGACGACGACGAACCTCATCACGAACGCCGTTTGGTGTTTCGAGGAGCACGACGTGACCGAGCGGGTCCGCTCGGGCGAGATCGATCGCACGCAGGCGATCGAAGAAGTGCTTCGTTACCGGTCGCCAGTACAGATGGTCCGTCGTGTCGCTACCGAGGACGTCAAGCTCGGGGGGCGACGGATCACGGCGGGCGAGCGAGTGACACCGTGGATCGGCTCTGCGAACAGGGATCCGACGATGTTCGATGCACCCGAGGCGTTCCGGCCGGAACGCCAACCCAATCCACATCTCGCGTTCGGACGAGGGATTCACTACTGTCTTGGTGCTCCCCTCGCGCGCATCGAGGCCGACGTTGCACTCGGTGAACTCCTCGATCGGTTTTCGACGATCGAGCCGGATCTGACCGATCGGACACCGCGCCCGACTTTCCACGGACTTACCGCCCTCCCGTGTGCAGTCGGACGGTGA
- a CDS encoding adenosylcobalamin-dependent ribonucleoside-diphosphate reductase produces MSQPQQSAEEITLPIKRTEEDTLEGRMTENAYNNILPARYLRKDADGTPIETQEELFERIAKNIALAEAVFESERRETEITVQPNQLKPDHPRRDELAAEVFGAGVTADDDAETPLSVYNVNKFAYDTVVPELPSEIADHVESTADTFRELMERLAFIPNSPTIMNAGDELQQLSACFVMSPDDDLTNIHETAKNAAEVFQSGGGCGYAFWQLRPYGDPVGSTGGIASGPITFMRTYDQLCETIAQGGTRRGAQMGVMRVSHPDVIEFIHSKNKDVSLAHCLRLNDPDDYTYTSFSEALEEARGLIDEDGRVPKHLRNAVEGHLSNFNISVGVTDGFMEALYAGEEFTFTNPRTGDPHIATAETKEMYERYDLGEHIEIGEELSIPAELIWERIIDGAHENGEPGVIYLERVNNEHSFDVDEHPDHEILATNPCGEQPLEEYEACNLGHINLSTLAARNAPDWRVWSENHADEYESQAAAVEAFLEEAIDTAEFDRRIELGTRFLENVVTMSDFPVREIEEKVREMRKIGLGIMGLAQLYIQLGIRYGSDIGNEVARQLMVHINHHSKQTSHELAEERGSFEEWSDSKYADPLEYQEWFEHQTGQSAEEWADGFPIRNHNTVTIAPTGTTSMVGNTTGGCEPIYNVAYYKNVSDDVQGDEMLVEFDDYFLRVLEANDIDVDAAKTEATEQMASNTFDGVDSLSTVPDAISELFVVTSDVTAKQHAAVQCACQDGVDSSISKTVNAPNDSTMADAREVFEYIYDHGGKGVTYYRDGTRSKQVLTTRAENAEFADEREAAATIVEQIQEVFGDVEAFLDNEDVRDKLETDIEELLKGQAGGAYARERPRPDVLYGVTQRIDTGYGKMYVNINEDENGEPFELFATIGNSGGFTASFTEGLAKTISYALRSGVDPNEIAEDLEGIRSPKVAWDKGEQINSIPDAIGVAMRRYLDDEISKPYPQQQHLTEVAESASETEDRSTTDLDTQSLIDAGESPECPDCGSMTLYFSEGCKTCENCGWSEC; encoded by the coding sequence ATGAGCCAGCCACAACAGTCTGCGGAGGAGATCACCCTTCCGATCAAGCGAACCGAAGAGGATACACTCGAAGGTCGGATGACCGAAAACGCGTACAACAACATCTTACCAGCACGCTATCTACGCAAGGACGCAGACGGTACGCCCATCGAGACCCAAGAGGAACTGTTCGAGCGGATCGCAAAGAACATCGCACTGGCCGAAGCGGTGTTCGAAAGCGAACGACGAGAAACCGAGATCACTGTCCAACCTAACCAGCTGAAGCCCGACCATCCCCGCCGTGATGAACTCGCCGCCGAGGTGTTCGGTGCTGGCGTGACGGCCGATGACGACGCCGAAACCCCGCTCTCTGTTTATAACGTCAACAAATTTGCGTACGATACGGTCGTTCCAGAACTCCCGAGCGAAATCGCAGATCACGTCGAATCCACGGCTGACACGTTCCGTGAGCTGATGGAGCGACTCGCTTTCATCCCGAACTCCCCGACGATCATGAACGCCGGGGACGAACTCCAACAGCTCTCTGCCTGTTTCGTGATGTCGCCCGATGATGACCTGACGAACATCCATGAAACAGCAAAGAACGCTGCAGAAGTCTTTCAGTCGGGAGGCGGTTGCGGATATGCGTTCTGGCAGCTCAGACCGTATGGGGACCCGGTTGGATCGACGGGGGGCATCGCATCGGGTCCGATCACCTTCATGCGAACGTACGACCAGCTATGTGAAACGATCGCTCAGGGCGGCACCCGCCGGGGCGCACAGATGGGCGTCATGCGCGTCTCTCACCCAGACGTGATCGAGTTCATCCATTCGAAGAACAAGGACGTCTCATTGGCCCACTGTCTCCGCTTGAACGATCCCGACGACTACACCTACACCTCATTCTCGGAAGCGCTCGAAGAGGCTCGTGGACTGATCGACGAGGACGGCCGCGTGCCCAAACACCTCCGCAACGCCGTGGAGGGCCATCTTTCGAACTTCAACATCTCCGTCGGCGTCACGGACGGCTTCATGGAAGCGCTGTACGCCGGCGAAGAGTTTACCTTCACCAATCCCCGCACAGGCGATCCCCACATCGCCACTGCCGAAACCAAGGAGATGTACGAGCGGTACGATCTCGGCGAGCACATCGAGATCGGCGAAGAGCTATCGATTCCCGCTGAACTCATCTGGGAGCGCATCATCGACGGCGCACACGAAAACGGCGAACCCGGCGTGATCTACCTCGAACGGGTGAACAACGAACACTCGTTCGACGTGGACGAGCACCCAGATCATGAAATTTTAGCAACAAACCCGTGTGGTGAACAACCGCTCGAAGAGTACGAAGCGTGCAATCTCGGGCACATCAACCTCTCGACGCTCGCGGCACGGAACGCGCCCGACTGGCGGGTGTGGTCGGAAAACCACGCGGACGAATACGAGTCCCAAGCAGCGGCGGTCGAGGCGTTCTTAGAGGAAGCGATCGACACGGCGGAGTTCGACCGCCGGATCGAGTTGGGCACGCGCTTTTTGGAGAACGTGGTGACGATGTCCGATTTCCCGGTTCGAGAGATCGAGGAGAAGGTCCGGGAGATGCGCAAGATCGGACTCGGCATCATGGGGTTAGCGCAACTGTACATCCAGCTCGGCATCCGATACGGTTCAGACATCGGAAACGAGGTCGCCCGCCAGCTCATGGTCCACATTAACCACCACTCGAAACAGACCTCCCACGAGCTGGCCGAAGAACGCGGGAGCTTCGAGGAGTGGTCGGACTCCAAATACGCCGATCCGCTCGAATACCAGGAGTGGTTCGAACACCAGACGGGCCAGTCCGCCGAGGAATGGGCAGACGGCTTCCCGATCCGGAACCACAACACGGTGACGATCGCACCGACCGGAACGACGTCCATGGTCGGAAACACGACGGGCGGGTGTGAGCCGATCTACAACGTCGCCTACTACAAGAACGTTTCAGACGACGTGCAAGGTGATGAGATGCTCGTGGAGTTCGACGACTACTTCCTTCGCGTGTTGGAGGCCAACGACATCGATGTCGACGCCGCCAAGACTGAAGCGACCGAACAGATGGCGAGCAACACGTTCGACGGCGTCGATTCGCTGTCGACGGTACCCGATGCCATCAGCGAGCTGTTCGTCGTCACCTCGGACGTCACCGCCAAACAGCACGCTGCCGTCCAGTGTGCCTGTCAGGACGGGGTGGATTCGTCGATCTCGAAAACGGTGAACGCCCCGAACGATTCGACGATGGCCGACGCACGGGAGGTCTTCGAGTACATTTATGACCACGGCGGCAAGGGCGTCACGTACTACCGGGATGGAACGCGCTCGAAGCAGGTGTTGACCACACGAGCCGAAAACGCGGAGTTCGCCGACGAGCGCGAAGCCGCAGCGACGATCGTCGAGCAGATTCAGGAGGTGTTCGGCGATGTGGAGGCGTTCCTCGACAACGAGGATGTGCGGGACAAGCTCGAAACCGATATCGAGGAGCTGTTGAAGGGACAGGCCGGTGGCGCGTACGCACGCGAACGGCCACGGCCGGACGTGCTGTACGGCGTGACCCAGCGCATCGACACCGGCTACGGCAAGATGTACGTCAACATCAACGAGGACGAAAACGGCGAACCGTTCGAGCTGTTCGCCACGATCGGCAACTCCGGTGGCTTTACGGCGTCGTTCACCGAGGGATTGGCCAAAACCATCAGCTACGCACTGCGTTCCGGCGTCGATCCCAACGAGATCGCTGAGGATCTTGAGGGAATCAGGAGTCCGAAGGTGGCATGGGACAAAGGCGAGCAGATCAACTCCATTCCCGATGCGATCGGCGTGGCAATGCGGCGATATCTCGACGATGAGATCAGCAAACCCTACCCACAACAGCAACATCTAACGGAAGTCGCTGAATCGGCCTCCGAAACCGAGGACCGATCGACGACCGACCTCGACACCCAATCGCTCATCGATGCCGGGGAAAGCCCGGAATGTCCCGACTGTGGGTCGATGACGTTGTACTTCAGCGAAGGCTGCAAAACCTGTGAAAACTGCGGCTGGTCGGAGTGTTGA
- the map gene encoding type II methionyl aminopeptidase, translated as MSDVDLTDEQYEKHREAGRILAEVREGAAERVEVGASHLEVAEWAEERIRELGGEPAFPVNISVDHEAAHATPSIDDETTFGEEMVNLDIGVHIDGWLADTAITIDHSGNAELKEASEQALKAALETIEPGIHTGTIGAEIEDVIDGYGFNPVVNLTGHGLGHWEQHVPPNIPNRAIDSGVKLEVGDVVAIEPFATDGSGKVNEGATEEIFALDHERSVRNRRARKALEQITDQFKTLPFATRWLDVDRAEMALRRLQRADVIHGYPVLQEEEGTLVSQKEHTIIVTENGCEVTTRIR; from the coding sequence ATGAGCGATGTCGACCTCACCGACGAACAGTACGAAAAACACCGAGAGGCCGGTCGGATCCTCGCAGAGGTTCGGGAGGGAGCCGCCGAACGCGTTGAGGTCGGCGCGAGTCACCTCGAAGTCGCCGAGTGGGCCGAAGAACGGATCCGAGAGCTGGGCGGCGAGCCGGCGTTTCCGGTCAACATCAGCGTCGACCATGAAGCCGCTCATGCGACGCCCTCGATCGACGACGAAACAACGTTCGGCGAGGAGATGGTCAACCTCGACATCGGCGTGCACATCGACGGCTGGCTGGCCGATACGGCGATCACTATCGATCACTCGGGCAATGCCGAACTGAAAGAGGCCTCGGAACAAGCCCTCAAGGCAGCGCTCGAAACGATCGAACCCGGCATCCACACCGGGACGATCGGCGCGGAAATCGAGGACGTGATCGATGGCTACGGCTTCAATCCCGTCGTGAACCTCACCGGACACGGACTCGGCCACTGGGAACAGCACGTTCCGCCGAATATCCCCAATCGCGCCATCGATTCCGGCGTCAAACTCGAAGTAGGCGACGTAGTCGCCATCGAGCCGTTCGCTACCGACGGCAGCGGGAAAGTCAACGAGGGTGCCACCGAGGAGATCTTCGCGCTCGATCACGAACGCTCGGTCAGAAACCGTCGTGCCAGAAAGGCACTCGAACAGATCACCGACCAGTTCAAAACGCTCCCCTTTGCCACCCGGTGGCTCGACGTCGACCGCGCCGAGATGGCCCTCCGACGGCTGCAACGGGCGGACGTGATCCACGGTTACCCCGTCCTTCAAGAGGAAGAAGGTACCCTCGTGAGCCAGAAAGAACACACCATCATCGTTACCGAGAACGGGTGTGAAGTGACGACACGGATACGCTGA
- a CDS encoding DUF5830 family protein: MTDDPVELGVQLLERLEHAELSLAETIDRLETITTHPATTREILETAQTRGIIERDGDTVTPTEGQFLRFQSEVVTKDGEFTCRRCGATLSTGHFMRLPAGDHGPFGSTCIRKVTGRE; encoded by the coding sequence GTGACCGACGATCCGGTCGAACTCGGCGTTCAACTGCTCGAACGACTCGAACACGCGGAACTGTCACTCGCCGAAACCATCGATCGGCTGGAGACGATCACGACTCACCCCGCTACGACACGCGAAATCCTCGAAACTGCCCAGACACGGGGCATTATCGAGCGGGATGGAGACACAGTTACGCCGACGGAGGGTCAGTTCCTCCGGTTCCAGAGTGAAGTGGTTACGAAAGACGGAGAGTTCACCTGTCGACGGTGTGGTGCAACCCTTTCGACAGGTCATTTCATGCGGCTTCCCGCCGGGGACCACGGTCCCTTTGGATCGACCTGCATCCGAAAAGTCACCGGGCGAGAGTGA
- a CDS encoding DUF5786 family protein, which produces MSMGAFDEDEYERREAKNGVVDADFDDERVEYRGTLTYDSGDSTEVLLDQFKQIKSK; this is translated from the coding sequence ATGTCAATGGGTGCCTTTGACGAGGACGAGTACGAACGTCGTGAAGCGAAAAACGGCGTTGTCGACGCCGATTTCGACGATGAGCGGGTAGAGTACCGCGGAACGCTCACGTATGACTCCGGTGACTCTACGGAGGTACTCCTCGATCAGTTCAAACAGATCAAATCGAAATAG
- a CDS encoding esterase/lipase family protein yields the protein MHQKGSRTVTRRGFLTGIGAASVTAASITAVGSATPTTDRSPVLMVHGFLDSGKTPWWDITTHRLQEIGYTEDQLYVLSLGTLATTVDSPTVYAEEVTTKLQSISTGHDSDVDIIAHSMGGLDSRWAIEKMGADQYVDSLITLGTPHQGTYVAYLAYITPGGRDMVPGSDFLQELNDGQLTESVDYTALWSNFDELITPDEYATLPDAERESVSTAQNVFVPYKGHIQLALDEEVFETYAPSLG from the coding sequence ATGCATCAGAAGGGTAGTCGAACGGTCACTCGACGGGGGTTTCTCACGGGGATCGGGGCGGCGAGTGTCACAGCAGCCAGCATCACTGCCGTCGGTAGCGCCACACCGACGACTGACCGCTCACCAGTTCTCATGGTCCACGGCTTTCTCGATTCCGGAAAGACGCCGTGGTGGGATATCACCACGCACCGATTGCAGGAGATCGGCTACACAGAGGATCAGTTGTACGTACTGAGTCTCGGCACACTTGCCACGACAGTCGATTCACCGACGGTGTACGCCGAAGAGGTAACAACAAAACTCCAGTCTATCAGCACCGGTCACGACAGCGACGTCGACATCATCGCTCATTCCATGGGGGGACTCGATTCCCGGTGGGCGATCGAAAAGATGGGGGCCGACCAGTACGTCGATTCACTCATCACGCTCGGCACGCCCCACCAGGGAACGTACGTCGCGTATCTCGCGTACATTACACCCGGCGGTCGGGACATGGTACCGGGCAGCGACTTCCTACAGGAGCTAAACGACGGACAGCTCACAGAAAGCGTCGACTACACGGCGCTCTGGTCGAACTTTGACGAACTGATCACGCCCGACGAGTACGCCACTCTTCCCGACGCGGAGCGGGAGTCAGTATCGACCGCGCAAAACGTCTTCGTCCCGTACAAAGGCCACATCCAGCTCGCCTTGGATGAGGAGGTGTTCGAAACGTACGCGCCGTCTCTTGGGTGA
- a CDS encoding HVO_2523 family zinc finger protein, translated as MNGGRPCPICDRPMTHRHCKYVCSQHGVIYDCSDTFW; from the coding sequence ATGAACGGCGGACGACCGTGTCCGATCTGTGACCGACCGATGACTCATCGCCACTGCAAGTACGTCTGTTCACAACACGGGGTCATCTACGACTGTTCTGACACGTTCTGGTGA
- a CDS encoding DUF7530 family protein, with product MTDDEIEFGETWVYESIVAALPGIDLSRPVAIIIQLGLFEAGVVLSAWYYDLWSAVVAGTAAVLVAAIGSIEMLRISTLVRGQAIPETYRRLLFGSSVEVVLGVLAFVAVVTHLFVFDDFRLVTRLIGSHPPVVVVYLLLLILWDVCYRVGTGWWTSVTALWRSWQYYTQFDARTARALRRADVENVTFGVLQLLLLPFLPRQPVLAAALVAHVAAVAVVTGASILLLTRRITEIEDTISI from the coding sequence ATGACGGACGATGAAATCGAATTCGGTGAGACGTGGGTGTATGAGAGCATCGTTGCTGCCCTTCCCGGAATCGATCTGTCGAGACCGGTTGCGATAATCATCCAGCTCGGTCTCTTCGAGGCGGGCGTTGTGCTGTCGGCATGGTACTACGATCTGTGGTCAGCGGTCGTCGCCGGAACGGCAGCGGTTCTCGTTGCTGCGATCGGGAGTATCGAGATGCTTCGGATCTCCACGCTCGTCCGAGGCCAAGCTATTCCCGAAACGTATCGCCGACTCCTGTTCGGATCGAGCGTCGAAGTCGTATTGGGGGTGCTCGCGTTCGTTGCGGTCGTTACCCACCTGTTCGTCTTCGACGATTTCCGTCTCGTCACCCGACTCATCGGTTCTCACCCGCCGGTCGTCGTCGTGTATCTGTTGTTGCTCATCCTCTGGGACGTCTGCTATCGCGTCGGCACCGGATGGTGGACTTCTGTCACAGCGCTGTGGCGGTCGTGGCAGTACTACACCCAGTTCGACGCACGAACCGCTCGCGCCCTCCGACGAGCTGACGTCGAAAACGTTACGTTCGGTGTTCTCCAGCTCTTGTTACTCCCGTTTCTGCCCCGACAACCCGTGCTCGCAGCCGCACTCGTCGCCCACGTCGCTGCTGTTGCTGTCGTCACTGGCGCATCGATTCTCCTTTTGACCCGTCGAATCACGGAGATCGAGGACACTATTTCGATTTGA
- a CDS encoding isoaspartyl peptidase/L-asparaginase: protein MNVIAHGGAGGAVEHPEQRQSVLERAVTAGERTATPVDAVIETVKRLESSPRFNAGVGGAIQSDGVVRTDAGVMCSDREVGAVCSMPGVKHASEAARVVMEETPHVLVAGERAVALANAFDIQTDCDLRSERTTDDWTDLDSPDNDAITDQLAFVRDQFDGTDTVGAVATDGEQVATCTATGGRWCALAGRVGDVPQVGSGFYCTHAGGASATGEGEEIVRVTLARRAVDHLELGREPQDAAELAIEELEDLTGARAGVIVMDPDGSVGRAFNTETMQTSATDE from the coding sequence ATGAACGTTATCGCCCACGGGGGAGCGGGAGGAGCAGTAGAGCACCCCGAACAGCGCCAGTCGGTGTTAGAACGAGCGGTTACAGCCGGAGAACGCACCGCAACGCCTGTCGATGCGGTCATCGAGACGGTGAAACGACTGGAGTCATCGCCCCGGTTCAACGCTGGCGTCGGCGGAGCGATCCAATCGGACGGCGTCGTTCGGACCGATGCCGGCGTAATGTGCAGCGACCGGGAGGTGGGTGCGGTCTGCTCGATGCCCGGTGTCAAACACGCTAGCGAGGCTGCTCGCGTCGTCATGGAGGAAACCCCCCACGTGCTCGTGGCGGGAGAGCGAGCCGTCGCGCTCGCGAACGCGTTCGATATCCAGACGGACTGTGATCTCCGGAGCGAGCGGACAACCGATGACTGGACCGATCTCGACAGTCCCGATAACGACGCCATCACCGATCAGTTGGCGTTCGTCCGCGACCAGTTCGACGGCACCGACACCGTCGGAGCGGTGGCGACCGACGGGGAGCAAGTTGCGACCTGCACCGCAACCGGTGGACGGTGGTGTGCGCTCGCCGGACGCGTCGGAGACGTACCACAAGTCGGCTCCGGGTTCTACTGTACGCACGCCGGTGGGGCGAGCGCGACCGGCGAAGGCGAGGAGATCGTCCGCGTGACGCTCGCCCGGCGCGCAGTCGACCACCTCGAACTCGGACGGGAACCACAGGACGCCGCCGAACTCGCCATCGAGGAACTCGAAGATCTCACCGGCGCCAGAGCGGGGGTCATCGTCATGGATCCCGATGGCTCGGTCGGACGCGCGTTCAACACGGAAACAATGCAGACGAGCGCCACCGACGAGTAA